A genomic stretch from Rhineura floridana isolate rRhiFlo1 chromosome 18, rRhiFlo1.hap2, whole genome shotgun sequence includes:
- the PARK7 gene encoding Parkinson disease protein 7, whose translation MTSKRALVILAKGAEEMETVIPTDIMRRAGISVTVAGLTGKEPVQCSRDVVICPDKSLEDARKEGPYDVVVLPGGNLGAQNLSESHVVKDVLKDQDGRKGLIAAICAGPTALLAHGIGFGSKVTTHPLAKDKMMSGDHYKYSENRVEKDGHILTSRGPGTSFEFALAIVEMLLGKEVAAQVKAPLVLKD comes from the exons ATGACCTCCAAGAGAGCTCTGGTGATCTTGGCCAAAGGAGCTGAAGAGATGGAAACAGTCATCCCCACGGACATCATGAGGAGGGCAGGT ATCTCTGTGACTGTAGCTGGCCTGACTGGAAAAGAGCCTGTGCAGTGTAGCCGGGATGTCGTTATTTGTCCTGATAAGAGTTTGGAAGATGCCCGAAAGGAG GGGCCCTATGATGTGGTGGTCTTGCCAGGAGGGAATCTAGGAGCGCAAAACTTGTCAGAG TCGCATGTTGTGAAGGATGTACTGAAAGACCAAGACGGCAGGAAAGGGCTGATTGCTGCCATCTGTGCAG GACCTACAGCTCTGCTGGCCCATGGAATAGGATTTGGAAGCAAGGTGACCACACACCCCTTGGCCAAAGACAAGATGATGAGTGGAG ATCACTATAAATACTCTGAGAATCGTGTGGAAAAAGATGGGCACATCCTGACCAGCCGAGGGCCGGGCACCAGCTTTGAGTTCGCCCTTGCCATTGTGGAGATGTTGCTCGGGAAGGAGGTGGCTGCCCAGGTGAAAGCCCCCCTCGTCCTGAAGGACTAG